One segment of Brassica napus cultivar Da-Ae chromosome C3, Da-Ae, whole genome shotgun sequence DNA contains the following:
- the LOC106387882 gene encoding cation/H(+) symporter 13-like, with amino-acid sequence MDLSRLGYAEINSSQFGPVHGPFMMEQLVCQREKMLTSKGLFMNSDPLQYAVPLLMIQMSVIIITSRIIFGVLKPLKQGMISAQVLAGVVLGPSFLGRNIAYLDTFLPPGGKVIIQTISNVGFIIHLFILGLKIDWTIIKKAGSKAILIGAASYAFPFSLGSLTVFFINSTIGLPKQVVHCAATVISLSSMTSFPVTTTVLEELNILNSELGRLATNCSIVCEACGCLVALAFNLYTRERTMNGVWGIVMISCLLGSIAGIFRPSIIWLTQRKSKSMDNKDVVPFYPILLILSIVSIASEVFGVHAAFGAFWLGVSLPDGPPLGTELATKLDMIASSMLLPCFIAISGLNTNFFEITESHENHVLMIEVILLVTYGCKFLGTAAASAYCKTPIGDALCLGFLMCCQGIIEVYTTLVWKDAQVVDTQCFNLMIITILIVTGISRFLVVYLYDPSKRYKSKSKRTIINTRERNLQLRLLLCIYNVENVPSMVNLLEATYPTRFNPISFFTLHLVELKGRAHAVLTPHHQMNKLDPNTAQSTHIVNAFQRFEQKYQSTLMAQHFTAAAPFSSINNDVCTLGLDKKATLIVLPFHKQYAIDGTVGRVHGPIRNINLNVLEAAPCSVALFIDRGECEGRRSVLMSNTWQNVAVLFIGGRDDAEALALCMRMAEKPELNVTMIHFRHKSSLQDEDYSAMDEYNLIKDFKSHAANKGKVHYVEEIVKDGVETTQVISSLGEAYDMVLVGRDHDLESSVLYGLTDWSECPELGVIGDMLTSPDFHFSVLVVHQQQGDADLAIDDSYKLPVEHQKVGDTRIQPRFSAEEGFTTIDLSKN; translated from the exons ATGGATTTGTCGAGGTTAGGTTATGCAGAGATCAACTCATCGCAATTTGGGCCAGTGCACGGTCCATTCATGATGGAGCAGCTTGTATGCCAGAGGGAAAAAATGTTGACCTCAAAGGGACTTTTCATGAACAGTGACCCTCTCCAATACGCAGTGCCTCTTCTCATGATTCAAATGTCAGTCATCATTATCACCTCTAGGATTATCTTCGGTGTCCTTAAACCTTTAAAACAAGGAATGATCTCTGCTCAAGTCTTG GCTGGTGTTGTTCTTGGACCGTCTTTCTTAGGACGTAACATTGCTTACTTGGATACGTTCCTTCCTCCTGGAGGCAAGGTCATAATACAAACAATTTCAAACGTTGGTTTCATCATCCATCTCTTCATTCTTGGACTCAAAATCGATTGGACTATTATCAAAAAAGCCGGTTCCAAAGCGATATTAATCGGTGCTGCCTCTTACGCCTTCCCTTTCTCCCTCGGAAGCCTCACGGTTTTCTTCATTAACAGTACTATAGGACTTCCCAAACAGGTGGTTCACTGCGCAGCCACTGTAATCTCCTTGAGCTCCATGACATCATTCCCGGTTACAACCACGGTCTTAGAGGAGCTTAACATTCTCAACTCAGAGCTAGGACGGTTAGCCACCAACTGCTCAATAGTCTGCGAAGCTTGTGGCTGCTTGGTGGCTCTAGCGTTTAATCTCTACACGCGAGAGCGAACTATGAATGGCGTTTGGGGGATTGTCATGATCTCATGTCTTCTTGGGTCGATTGCTGGCATCTTTAGACCTTCGATCATATGGCTCACCCAGAGGAAAAGCAAATCTATGGATAACAAAGACGTTGTCCCGTTTTATCCAATACTCTTGATTTTGTCTATAGTTAGCATTGCCTCAGAGGTCTTTGGCGTCCACGCTGCGTTTGGAGCGTTTTGGCTAGGCGTTTCGCTCCCTGACGGTCCGCCTTTGGGCACAGAACTTGCTACGAAACTCGATATGATCGCCTCGAGTATGCTACTCCCGTGTTTCATCGCCATTAGTGGGTTAAATACTAACTTCTTTGAGATCACAGAGAGCCATGAGAACCATGTGTTAATGATTGAAGTCATTCTCTTGGTCACCTATGGCTGCAAGTTCCTTGGAACAGCAGCTGCGTCTGCTTATTGCAAAACGCCGATTGGAGACGCGCTTTGTTTGGGTTTCTTGATGTGTTGCCAAGGTATCATCGAAGTCTACACTACTCTTGTGTGGAAAGACGCTCAG GTTGTTGACACACAATGCTTTAATCTGATGATTATCACGATTTTGATCGTAACCGGGATCTCGCGGTTTCTCGTGGTGTACCTCTACGATCCATCTAAACGCTACAAAAGCAAAAGCAAACGAACGATCATCAATACGAGAGAACGCAATCTTCAGCTCCGTCTTCTTCTTTGCATCTACAATGTTGAAAATGTTCCTTCCATGGTGAATCTTTTAGAAGCTACTTACCCGACAAGGTTTAACCCAATATCATTCTTCACGTTGCACCTTGTCGAGCTTAAAGGCCGAGCTCATGCTGTCCTCACGCCGCACCACCAGATGAACAAACTTGATCCCAACACGGCTCAATCCACACACATTGTCAATGCATTCCAACGTTTTGAGCAAAAGTATCAG AGTACTCTCATGGCCCAACATTTCACAGCAGCCGCGCCTTTCTCGAGTATAAACAACGACGTATGTACATTGGGACTCGACAAGAAGGCGACGTTAATCGTACTTCCGTTCCACAAGCAGTACGCGATTGACGGGACGGTCGGACGCGTCCACGGGCCCATCAGGAACATAAACCTCAACGTGCTTGAAGCAGCACCTTGTTCCGTCGCGTTATTCATCGACAGAGGGGAATGCGAGGGACGTCGCTCCGTCTTGATGAGCAATACGTGGCAGAACGTGGCGGTGCTCTTCATCGGAGGCCGGGACGACGCGGAGGCGCTCGCGTTATGTATGAGAATGGCTGAAAAACCGGAGCTTAACGTGACGATGATACATTTCCGTCACAAGAGCTCCCTTCAGGACGAGGACTACAGCGCTATGGACGAGTACAATCTAATAAAGGATTTCAAGAGCCATGCAGCGAACAAAGGGAAAGTCCACTACGTAGAGGAGATAGTGAAAGATGGCGTGGAGACAACGCAAGTGATTAGCTCACTTGGAGAGGCTTATGACATGGTGTTAGTGGGTCGAGACCATGACCTAGAGTCTTCGGTCTTGTACGGACTTACTGACTGGAGCGAGTGTCCTGAGCTAGGTGTGATTGGAGATATGTTGACGTCGCCGGATTTTCATTTCTCGGTACTCGTTGTTCATCAGCAGCAAGGAGATGCTGATCTGGCCATTGACGATAGTTATAAATTGCCTGTCGAGCATCAAAAGGTTGGAGATACACGAATACAGCCACGCTTCTCTGCTGAAGAAGGTTTCACCACCATTGATCTCAGCAAAAATTAG
- the LOC106387880 gene encoding protein LURP-one-related 7 → MADPETPYHPDPEDLRRIPVDLFASKKLPGLSPGDLGFADSSDHLRFVLRKSSSSLRFLLDPSGVPLLSISRLHNGMWELHKGDVGKRKELVLTVKRTSNRFSKTELDVSFAGESSSQQHLVIKGCPFQKSCTIYSQDSIVAQTSLMYKLRQIYVGRSKFRLTIFPGSIDHSLVVAMVAVFLQGRN, encoded by the exons ATGGCGGATCCAGAAACTCCCTACCACCCCGACCCCGAGGACCTCCGTCGAATCCCAGTCGATCTCTTCGCCTCCAAAAAGCTCCCCGGCCTCTCTCCCGGAGATCTAGGCTTCGCCGATTCCTCCGATCATCTCCGCTTCGTCCTCCGCAAATCTTCTTCCTCCCTCAGATTCCTCCTTGATCCCTCCGGGGTTCCCCTTCTCTCCATCTCCCGCCTCCAC AATGGAATGTGGGAACTACACAAAGGAGATGTCGGGAAGCGTAAGGAGTTGGTCCTGACGGTGAAGCGGACTTCCAACAGATTCAGCAAGACAGAGTTAGATGTCTCTTTTGCGGGAGAATCTTCGTCGCAGCAGCATCTCGTCATCAAAGGTTGCCCCTTTCAGAAATCGTGTACCATTTACAGTCAAGACTCCATTGTTGCACAG ACGAGTTTGATGTACAAGCTGAGGCAGATTTACGTAGGGAGGAGCAAGTTCCGGCTAACTATATTTCCCGGATCTATTGATCATTCTCTAGTAGTCGCCATGGTTGCCGTGTTTCTTCAAGGCAGAAATTGA
- the LOC106387881 gene encoding probable WRKY transcription factor 25 produces the protein MSSTSFTDLLASSGVDFYEEDEDFLCGFSPERTGSGLPKFKTAQPPPLPISQSFAFSDLLDSPLLLSSSHSLISPTTGAFPFQGFNGTNNHSDIPWQLQPQTQPSNASSALQETYAVQDLPKKKDPVPREFAAHSLGSDRQVKVPSYMVSKNSNDGYGWRKYGQKQVKKSKNPRSYFKCTYPNCVSKKIVETASDGQITEIIYKGGHNHPKPEFTKRPSGSASANARRMFNPSSVVSDTHDQSENSSISFDYSDLEQKSFKSEYGEIDEEEEQPEMKRLKREGEDEGMSIEVSRGVKEPKVVVQTISDIDVLVDGFRWRKYGQKVVKGNTNPRSYYKCTFQGCGVRKQIERSAEDERAVLTTYEGRHNHDIPTALRRS, from the exons ATGTCGTCTACTTCGTTCACCGATCTCCTTGCTTCTTCCGGCGTTGACTtttacgaagaagacgaagacttTCTTTGTGGGTTTTCCCCGGAGAGAACCGGGTCGGGTTTACCCAAGTTCAAGACGGCTCAGCCTCCTCCTCTTCCCATTTCTCAATCTTTCGCCTTCTCCGATTTACTTGactctcctcttcttctcaGCTCCTCTCAT AGTTTAATATCTCCAACGACAGGAGCGTTTCCATTTCAAGGCTTCAATGGAACAAACAATCACTCAGATATTCCCTGGCAGCTACAACCGCAAACGCAACCGTCAAACGCTTCTTCT GCTTTGCAAGAAACATATGCTGTTCAAGATCTCCCCAAGAAGAAGGATCCGGTTCCTCGTGAGTTTGCAGCACACAGTTTGGGATCAGATCGCCAGGTTAAGGTACCATCGTACATGGTGAGTAAGAACTCTAATGATGGTTATGGTTGGAGAAAATACGGACAGAAACAAGTGAAGAAGAGCAAAAACCCTAGGAGTTACTTCAAGTGCACGTATCCCAATTGTGTTTCCAAGAAGATCGTTGAGACAGCTTCTGATGGACAGATCACTGAGATCATCTACAAAGGAGGTCATAACCATCCCAAGCCTGAGTTCACCAAGAGACCATCAGGATCAGCATCGGCTAATGCGAGAAGAATGTTTAATCCTTCTTCTGTTGTTAGTGACACACATGATCAGTCAGAGAACTCGTCCATCTCATTTGACTACAGTGATCTGGAGCAGAAAAGCTTTAAATCGGAATATGGTGAGATAGATGAAGAGGAGGAACAACCTGAGATGAAGAGACT AAAAAGAGAAGGTGAAGATGAAGGAATGTCTATAGAAGTAAGCAGAGGAGTGAAAGAACCAAAAGTTGTTGTCCAAACAATAAGTGACATTGATGTTCTTGTAGATGGCTTTAGATGGAGGAAGTATGGTCAAAAAGTTGTCAAGGGGAATACTAATCCAAG GAGCTACTACAAGTGCACATTCCAAGGTTGTGGAGTGAGGAAGCAAATAGAAAGATCTGCAGAAGATGAGAGGGCGGTTCTCACTACCTATGAAGGAAGACACAATCACGATATCCCAACCGCGCTACGCCgctcatga